From Camelina sativa cultivar DH55 chromosome 7, Cs, whole genome shotgun sequence, one genomic window encodes:
- the LOC104701624 gene encoding ubiquitin-conjugating enzyme E2 2-like: MSTPARKRLMRDFKRLQQDPPAGISGAPQDNNILLWNAVIFGPDDTPWDGGTFKLTLQFTEDYPNKPPTVRFVSRMFHPNIYADGSICLDILQNQWSPIYDVAAILTSIQSLLCDPNPNSPANSEAARLFSENKREYNRRVKEIVEQSWTAD; this comes from the exons ATGTCAACCCCAGCAAGGAAGAGGCTTATGAGAGATTTCAAAAGGTTGCAGCAAGATCCTCCTGCTGGTATCAGTGGTGCTCCTCAAGACAACAACATCTTGCTCTGGAACGCTGTTATCTTCGG TCCGGATGATACACCTTGGGATGGAG GTACTTTTAAGTTGACCCTTCAGTTTACAGAGGATTATCCAAACAAACCACCAACTGTTCGTTTTGTTTCTCGGATGTTTCATCCTAATA TCTATGCAGATGGAAGTATCTGTCTTGACATCTTACAGAACCAATGGAGTCCTATCTATGATGTTGCAGCGATCCTTACATCTATCCAG TCACTCCTCTGTGATCCCAACCCGAACTCACCTGCAAACTCAGAAGCTGCCCGCTTATTCAGTGAGAACAAGCGAGAATACAACAGACGGGTGAAGGAGATTGTGGAACAGAGTTGGACCGCTGATTAA
- the LOC104701625 gene encoding SNF1-related protein kinase regulatory subunit gamma-1-like: protein MAGNEEVVDKKIRSTVSSCEAYFDKVQSRKNLPKSLQETLNSAFAGIPVSSFPQVPGGRVIEIPAETPVSEAVKILSDSKILSAPVINTDHETSLDWRDRYLGIIDYSSIILWVLESAELAAIALSATSATAAGVGAGAVGALGVAALGVTGPVAAAGLAAAAVGAAVAGGVVADRGVGKDAPTAADKLGKDFYQVILQEEPFKSTTVRTILKSFRWAPFLPVSTESSMLSVMLLLSKYRLRNVPVIKAGEPDIKNYITQSAVVQGLEGCKGRDWFDHISALPIADLGLPFMSPSEVVSIESEELILEAFKRMRDNNIGGLPVIEGPNKKIVGNISMRDIRYLLLQPEVFSNFRQLTVKSFATKIATSGEEYGLAVPAITCRPDSTLGSVINSLASRSVHRVYVAAGDENELYGVITLRDVISCFVSEPPNYFENCLGFSVKEMLNR from the exons ATGGCGGGAAACGAAGAAGTAGTAGATAAGAAGATAAGATCAACAGTTTCGAGCTGTGAGGCTTATTTCGATAAAGTTCAGTCAAGGAAGAATCTCCCCAAATCTCTTCAAGAAACCCTAAACTCTGCTTTCGCCGGTATCCCTGTTTCCTCCTTCCCTCAAGTCCCCGGCGgcagag TGATAGAGATACCAGCGGAGACACCAGTCTCAGAAGCAGTAAAGATTTTATCAGACAGCAAGATACTCTCAGCTCCTGTGATCAACACAGATCACGAGACTTCTTTAGATTGGAGAGACAGATACCTAGGAATCATTGATTACTCTTCGATCATCTTATGGGTACTAGAGAGTGCTGAACTCGCTGCAATCGCGTTATCTGCCACTTCTGCAACCGCTGCTGGTGTTGGAGCAGGAGCTGTTGGAGCTCTTGGTGTTGCTGCCCTCGGTGTCACTGGTCCTGTTGCTGCAGCGGGGTTAGCTGCGGCTGCGGTTGGAGCTGCTGTTGCTGGTGGTGTTGTAGCTGATCGTGGGGTTGGTAAAGATGCTCCTACTGCTGCTGATAAATTAGGGAAAGATTTTTATCAAGTTATTCTTCAAGAAGAGCCTTTCAAATCAACCACT gTTAGAACGATACTTAAGTCGTTTAGATGGGCTCCTTTTCTTCCTGTATCTACAGAGAGTTCAATGTTGAGTGTTATGTTGCTACTCTCCAAGTACCGGTTAAGAAATGTGCCGGTTATTAAAGCAGGAGAACCAGATATCAAGAACTACATTACTCAATCTGCAGTTGTTCAAGGTCTTGAAGGTTGCAAAGGTAGAGATTGGTTTGATCACATTTCTGCTCTCCCCATTGCTGATCTCGGCCTTCCTTTCATGTCTCCTAGCGAg GTTGTTAGCATTGAGAGTGAAGAACTTATTCTTGAAGCATTTAAGCGGATGAGAGACAACAACATTGGTGGTCTACCTGTAATCGAAGGACCGAACAAGAAgattgttggaaacataagcaTGAGAGATATCAGATATTTGCTTCTACAACCTGAAGTCTTCTCCAATTTCAG ACAACTTACGGTGAAGAGTTTCGCGACAAAGATTGCTACCTCGGGAGAGGAATATGGTTTAGCGGTTCCTGCGATAACATGTAGGCCTGATTCGACTTTGGGGAGTGTTATAAACAGTTTGGCTTCGAGGTCGGTGCACCGGGTTTATGTAGCGGCTGGAGATGAGAATGAGCTTTATGGGGTTATAACACTGAGGGATGTGATCTCTTGTTTCGTATCAGAACCTCCAAACTACTTTGAGAACTGTCTAGGGTTCTCGGTTAAAGAAATGCTTAACCGATGA